A section of the Streptomyces sp. Je 1-369 genome encodes:
- a CDS encoding serine/threonine-protein kinase → MSRPEHVIAGRYRLLAPLGEGGMGTVWRARDEVLGREVAVKEVRAPAGLPAPDVDRLYVRLEREAWAAARIPHRNVVTVYDVASEDGRPWIVMELVRGLSLSDVLAAEGALTPQRTAEIGAEILGALRAAHDAGVLHRDVKPGNVLVANDGRVVLTDFGIALVEGSSALTMTGEVVGSPEFLAPERALGQRPGPASDLWSLGVLLYAAVEGSSPFRQDTPLSTLRAVVDEELPPARRAGPLTSVIEGLLRKDPAERMSAAEAERDLRIVAGGGTPRTEAAFPYLPTTTAERPPSGATPPTPFPVPPPGPATVVGTPADEPHRDRRARVALVAGLVALALALGGITYALVGRDGDGGGGDDKGSQNSGAGSTGSTGDKDGNGSAGSTGGGTGGNGGTGGNGSTGGSGGNNGGNNGTGGDNGGNGGSTKPPAQSVKVHVVGAHTQYEGACPPGAGQAPSFTATFTVGRVPATVEYRWVTASGESGDPGWKTLSLSSGGGKSRQVNHVETAYDQGGGTYQNSVHVQVRRPVSATSNSVAYTVSCEQETPTGGASYTPNG, encoded by the coding sequence GTGAGCCGGCCAGAGCACGTGATCGCCGGGCGGTACCGGCTCCTGGCCCCGTTGGGCGAGGGCGGCATGGGCACGGTGTGGCGGGCCCGTGACGAGGTGCTCGGCCGCGAGGTCGCCGTCAAGGAAGTGCGCGCGCCCGCCGGGCTACCGGCACCCGACGTGGACCGGCTGTACGTGCGCCTCGAGCGGGAGGCCTGGGCGGCCGCCCGCATCCCGCACCGGAACGTGGTGACGGTCTACGACGTGGCGAGCGAGGACGGCCGTCCCTGGATCGTCATGGAGCTGGTGCGCGGCCTGTCGCTCTCCGACGTACTGGCGGCCGAGGGCGCGCTGACCCCGCAGCGGACCGCCGAGATCGGTGCCGAGATCCTCGGCGCGCTGCGTGCCGCGCACGACGCCGGGGTCCTGCACCGCGACGTGAAGCCCGGCAACGTACTCGTCGCGAACGACGGCCGCGTGGTCCTGACGGACTTCGGGATCGCGCTGGTCGAGGGGAGTTCGGCGCTGACGATGACCGGCGAGGTCGTCGGGTCGCCCGAGTTCCTCGCCCCGGAGCGTGCGTTGGGGCAGCGTCCGGGGCCCGCGTCCGACCTGTGGTCGCTCGGCGTGCTGCTGTACGCCGCGGTGGAGGGCAGCTCACCGTTCCGCCAGGACACGCCGTTGAGCACGTTGCGCGCGGTGGTGGACGAGGAGTTGCCGCCCGCCCGCCGCGCCGGTCCCCTCACGTCGGTCATCGAGGGGCTGCTCCGCAAGGATCCGGCCGAACGGATGTCCGCCGCCGAGGCCGAACGCGATCTGCGGATCGTGGCCGGGGGCGGCACCCCGCGCACGGAGGCGGCGTTCCCCTACCTGCCGACGACCACGGCCGAGCGGCCGCCCTCCGGGGCGACGCCGCCCACCCCCTTCCCCGTGCCGCCACCGGGACCCGCCACGGTCGTCGGCACCCCGGCGGACGAGCCGCACCGGGACCGCCGTGCGAGGGTCGCCCTGGTGGCGGGGCTCGTCGCGCTGGCGCTCGCCCTGGGCGGCATCACGTACGCCCTGGTCGGCCGGGACGGCGACGGCGGGGGCGGCGACGACAAAGGGAGCCAGAACAGCGGCGCCGGGTCCACCGGGTCCACCGGCGACAAGGACGGGAACGGGTCGGCCGGGTCCACGGGCGGCGGCACCGGAGGCAACGGCGGCACCGGAGGCAACGGCAGCACCGGAGGCAGTGGCGGCAACAACGGCGGGAACAACGGAACCGGTGGCGACAACGGCGGTAACGGCGGCAGCACCAAGCCGCCCGCCCAGAGCGTGAAGGTGCACGTCGTGGGCGCCCACACGCAGTACGAGGGCGCGTGTCCGCCGGGCGCCGGTCAGGCGCCGTCGTTCACCGCGACGTTCACGGTGGGGCGCGTCCCCGCCACCGTCGAGTACCGCTGGGTCACGGCGTCCGGCGAGTCCGGCGACCCGGGCTGGAAGACGCTGTCCCTCTCCTCCGGCGGCGGGAAGTCCCGGCAGGTCAACCACGTGGAGACCGCGTACGACCAGGGCGGAGGGACGTATCAGAACTCCGTCCACGTCCAAGTGCGCCGGCCGGTGTCGGCGACGTCGAACTCGGTGGCGTACACGGTGTCCTGTGAGCAGGAGACCCCGACGGGCGGGGCCTCCTACACACCGAACGGATAG
- a CDS encoding SGNH/GDSL hydrolase family protein yields MKLSRITAYMSSLLLAAAFALTGAAAAHADQTTDRTATATGYVALGDSYSSGVGAGSYDSGSGDCKRSTRAYPALWAKAHSPAGFNFTACSGARTGDVLANQLGPLGSGTGLVSISIGGNDAGFADVMTTCVLQSESNCIARIDKARQYVDSTLPGNLDKVYDAISAKAPSARVVVLGYPRFYKLSGSCLAGLSERERTAINDASDYLNTATAKRAADHGFAFGDVASAFAGHEICSGSPWLHSVNWTNIGESYHPTAAGQSGGYLPVFTAAA; encoded by the coding sequence ATGAAATTGTCCCGCATCACGGCATACATGTCCTCGCTCCTCCTTGCGGCCGCCTTCGCGCTCACCGGCGCGGCAGCGGCCCACGCGGACCAGACGACCGACCGGACGGCCACGGCCACCGGTTATGTGGCCCTCGGCGACTCCTACTCCTCGGGTGTCGGCGCGGGAAGCTACGACAGCGGAAGCGGCGACTGCAAGCGCAGCACCCGCGCCTACCCCGCTCTGTGGGCGAAGGCCCACTCACCCGCAGGCTTCAACTTCACGGCTTGCTCGGGCGCTCGTACGGGTGATGTTCTGGCGAACCAGCTGGGCCCGCTCGGCAGCGGCACCGGACTCGTCTCGATCTCCATCGGAGGCAACGACGCGGGCTTCGCCGACGTCATGACGACCTGCGTGCTGCAGTCCGAGAGCAACTGCATCGCCCGCATCGACAAGGCACGCCAGTACGTGGACTCCACACTCCCCGGCAACCTCGACAAGGTGTACGACGCGATCAGCGCGAAGGCACCCTCCGCCCGCGTCGTGGTGCTCGGCTACCCCCGCTTCTACAAGCTGAGCGGCAGCTGTCTCGCGGGCCTCTCCGAGCGTGAGCGGACCGCCATCAACGACGCCTCCGACTACCTCAACACGGCCACCGCCAAGCGCGCCGCCGACCACGGCTTCGCGTTCGGCGACGTCGCGTCGGCCTTCGCCGGGCACGAGATCTGCTCGGGCAGCCCATGGCTGCACAGCGTGAACTGGACCAACATCGGCGAGTCCTACCACCCCACCGCCGCCGGCCAGTCCGGTGGCTACCTCCCGGTGTTCACCGCGGCGGCCTGA
- a CDS encoding GNAT family N-acetyltransferase, giving the protein MNITVHRPGELTAADRAAWTALQSKAHLDGSPELANPFLSPEFALAIGHERRGVRIAVVREESERAAFLPFQRSVAGVGRAIGLGVSDCQGLVHRPGFDWDARDLLRACGLSVWEFDHLVGGQTPFEASASGSFPSPVMDVDRGYEAYLGQLRAAAPKFTRTTLAKERRLDRDHGPVRYVHDERDPAVLATLMGWKSAQYRRTGRSDRFAHPWIARLVDRLFHTRSDSFAGLLSVLYAGDAPIAAHFGLRSEQILACWFPAYDPAFAKYSPGLVLHLRMAEAAAADGIAHLDLGRGQKAYKDSLKTRDLTVSEGWVALRHPVAFGHLARRGPVRALRNTVQSRPEFFEPADKMLKRMGRIRSRGGEFRSRDKE; this is encoded by the coding sequence GTGAACATCACCGTGCACCGTCCCGGCGAACTCACCGCGGCCGACCGGGCGGCGTGGACCGCGTTGCAGTCCAAGGCGCACCTCGACGGCTCGCCCGAGCTCGCCAACCCCTTCCTCTCCCCCGAGTTCGCGCTCGCGATCGGGCACGAGCGGCGCGGGGTGCGGATCGCCGTCGTACGCGAGGAGAGCGAGCGCGCCGCGTTCCTGCCCTTCCAGCGGTCCGTCGCCGGCGTCGGCCGCGCCATCGGCCTCGGCGTCTCGGACTGCCAGGGCCTGGTGCACCGGCCGGGCTTCGACTGGGACGCGCGGGACCTGCTGCGGGCCTGCGGTCTCTCGGTGTGGGAGTTCGATCACCTGGTGGGCGGGCAGACCCCGTTCGAGGCGAGCGCGTCCGGCTCCTTCCCGTCCCCCGTCATGGACGTCGACCGGGGCTATGAGGCCTATCTCGGCCAACTCCGCGCGGCGGCACCGAAGTTCACTCGCACCACACTGGCCAAGGAGCGCAGGCTCGACCGCGATCACGGCCCGGTCCGCTATGTGCACGACGAGCGCGACCCCGCGGTCCTCGCCACCCTGATGGGCTGGAAGTCCGCGCAGTACCGCAGGACGGGCCGCAGCGACCGATTCGCGCATCCGTGGATCGCCCGCCTGGTGGACCGGCTCTTCCACACCCGCTCCGACTCCTTCGCCGGACTCCTCTCGGTCCTCTACGCCGGGGACGCGCCGATCGCCGCGCACTTCGGGCTGCGCTCCGAGCAGATCCTCGCCTGCTGGTTTCCCGCGTACGACCCGGCGTTCGCCAAGTACTCGCCCGGCTTGGTCCTGCATCTGCGCATGGCCGAGGCCGCGGCGGCCGACGGCATCGCCCACCTCGACCTCGGCCGCGGCCAGAAGGCGTACAAGGACTCCCTCAAGACCCGCGATCTGACCGTCTCGGAGGGGTGGGTGGCGCTCCGCCACCCGGTGGCGTTCGGACACCTCGCGCGGCGCGGCCCGGTCAGGGCGCTGCGGAACACTGTGCAATCACGACCGGAATTCTTCGAACCGGCTGACAAAATGCTCAAGCGGATGGGTCGAATTCGATCTAGGGGCGGAGAATTTCGATCTAGGGACAAGGAATAA
- a CDS encoding glycosyltransferase family 2 protein: protein MSSFVRPADAGQDPSKEISRNYRPISTHLAITPPVSVVIPAMNEAENLPYVFKTLPDWIHEVVLVDGNSTDDTVAVARDLWPDVKVVRQLGKGKGDALITGFAACTGDIIVMVDADGSADGHEIVSYVSALVSGADFAKGSRFANGGGTDDMTPIRKLGNHVLCSVVNTKFGARYTDLCYGYNAFWRHCLDKIELDCTGFEVETLMNIRVVKAGLKVQEIPSHEYLRIHGTSNLRAVRDGIRVLKVILSERSNRDRRGGRRKPARALPLPAGQGEAS from the coding sequence ATGAGTTCGTTTGTGCGCCCGGCAGACGCCGGACAAGACCCGTCGAAAGAGATCTCCAGAAACTACCGTCCGATCTCCACGCATTTGGCGATCACACCGCCGGTCAGTGTGGTCATACCCGCCATGAACGAAGCGGAGAACCTTCCGTACGTCTTCAAGACACTGCCCGACTGGATCCACGAGGTCGTCCTCGTGGACGGCAACTCCACCGACGACACGGTCGCCGTGGCCCGTGACCTGTGGCCGGACGTGAAGGTCGTCCGCCAGCTCGGCAAGGGCAAGGGTGACGCGCTGATCACCGGCTTCGCCGCGTGCACGGGCGACATCATCGTGATGGTCGACGCCGACGGCTCGGCCGACGGCCACGAGATCGTCTCCTACGTCTCCGCCCTCGTCTCGGGCGCGGACTTCGCCAAGGGCTCCCGCTTCGCCAACGGCGGCGGTACGGACGACATGACGCCGATCCGCAAGCTCGGCAACCACGTCCTGTGCTCCGTCGTGAACACCAAGTTCGGGGCCCGCTACACCGACCTGTGCTACGGCTACAACGCCTTCTGGCGCCACTGCCTCGACAAGATCGAGCTCGACTGCACCGGCTTCGAGGTCGAGACCCTGATGAACATCCGGGTCGTCAAGGCGGGGCTCAAGGTCCAGGAGATTCCGAGCCACGAGTACCTGCGGATCCACGGCACCAGCAACCTCAGGGCCGTCCGTGACGGCATCCGCGTCCTGAAGGTGATCCTGTCCGAGCGCTCCAATCGCGACAGACGCGGCGGGCGGCGCAAGCCCGCCCGCGCACTGCCCCTCCCGGCGGGGCAGGGAGAGGCGTCTTGA
- a CDS encoding glycosyltransferase family 2 protein produces the protein MICVYTEDRWEDILSAVSSVRAQSLTARETLLVVDHNPTLLERLTKEYGEAGDVRVLANAGPRGLSAGRNTGIGAARGDIVAFLDDDAVAERDWLRYFAEGFEDPRVLAVGGRTLPAWASGGRPAWFPEEFDWVVGCTYRGLPRGRVRVRNVLGGNASFRRTAFDAAGGFATGIGRDGDKRPLGCEETEFCIRLTRAVPDAVLLIDDRSVIHHRVPAARERFGYFRTRTYAEGLSKALVARSVGASKGLESERRYTTRVLPSGVARGLRDAVLGRPGGAGRAGAIVAGVLTATGGYVVGSVRARRGGAAFSAGPIGDVDGRAGDVRSTGGEGAAA, from the coding sequence GTGATCTGCGTGTACACCGAGGACCGCTGGGAGGACATCCTCTCGGCGGTCTCCTCGGTCCGTGCGCAGTCACTGACGGCCCGGGAAACGCTCCTCGTGGTCGACCACAACCCCACGCTCCTCGAACGGCTCACCAAGGAGTACGGGGAGGCCGGGGACGTGCGGGTGCTCGCCAACGCGGGCCCCCGCGGCCTCTCGGCGGGGCGCAACACCGGGATCGGCGCGGCCCGCGGCGACATCGTCGCCTTCCTCGACGACGACGCCGTCGCCGAGCGGGACTGGCTGCGGTACTTCGCCGAGGGGTTCGAGGACCCGCGGGTCCTCGCCGTCGGCGGCCGCACCCTGCCCGCCTGGGCGTCCGGCGGGCGCCCCGCCTGGTTCCCCGAGGAGTTCGACTGGGTCGTCGGCTGTACGTACAGGGGGCTTCCCCGCGGCCGCGTGCGGGTGCGCAACGTCCTCGGCGGCAACGCCTCGTTCCGGCGCACCGCGTTCGACGCGGCGGGCGGCTTCGCCACGGGCATCGGACGGGACGGCGACAAGCGTCCGCTGGGCTGCGAGGAGACGGAGTTCTGCATCCGTCTCACCCGCGCGGTCCCTGACGCGGTCCTGCTCATCGACGACCGCTCGGTGATCCACCACCGGGTGCCCGCCGCACGGGAACGGTTCGGCTACTTCCGTACGCGGACGTACGCGGAAGGCCTCTCCAAGGCGCTCGTCGCCCGCAGCGTCGGCGCGTCGAAGGGCCTTGAGTCCGAGCGGCGTTACACCACGCGCGTGCTGCCCTCCGGCGTCGCCCGCGGACTGCGCGACGCCGTGCTCGGACGGCCCGGCGGCGCGGGCCGCGCGGGGGCCATCGTGGCGGGAGTGCTCACCGCGACGGGAGGGTACGTAGTCGGGAGCGTCCGTGCGCGCAGGGGAGGCGCCGCGTTCTCGGCAGGGCCGATCGGCGACGTCGACGGGCGTGCCGGGGACGTGAGGAGCACGGGTGGCGAGGGGGCTGCCGCATGA
- a CDS encoding polysaccharide deacetylase family protein: MSTETVPILMYHSVARVPSAATHALSVSPDAFARQMEVLGEQGFTPLTAAQLAAVWRSPGKVLPERPVLITFDDGYEGVHRYALPVLAKHGFASTLFVSTGWLRGEYDTGGGLDRMLDWDQVRELAADGAEVGGHSHTHPELDQLAEDALRYELRRCRDIVADQLGTRPVSFAYPYGYSSRRVRDRVRETGFRQALAVGNGLAHRAQGPYALRRVTVRRTTGAEEFERLVAGRAIGRTFAEDRTLTKGYALVRRARQVSRKAIGSRV, encoded by the coding sequence ATGAGCACGGAGACCGTGCCGATCCTGATGTACCACTCCGTGGCGCGCGTGCCGAGCGCCGCGACGCACGCGCTGTCCGTGTCGCCCGACGCATTCGCACGCCAGATGGAGGTGCTCGGCGAGCAGGGGTTCACGCCGCTCACGGCCGCCCAGCTGGCCGCCGTCTGGCGGTCGCCGGGAAAGGTGCTGCCCGAGCGGCCGGTCCTGATCACCTTCGACGACGGCTACGAGGGCGTGCACCGGTACGCGCTGCCCGTGCTCGCCAAGCACGGTTTCGCGTCGACCCTGTTCGTCTCCACCGGCTGGCTGCGCGGGGAGTACGACACCGGGGGCGGCCTCGACCGCATGCTCGACTGGGACCAGGTGCGCGAACTCGCCGCCGACGGCGCGGAGGTCGGCGGGCACAGCCACACGCACCCCGAGCTCGACCAGCTGGCCGAGGACGCGCTCCGGTACGAGCTGCGGCGCTGCCGCGACATCGTCGCCGACCAGCTCGGCACCCGGCCCGTGTCGTTCGCGTACCCCTACGGCTACTCCAGCAGGCGGGTCCGTGACCGGGTGCGCGAGACGGGGTTCCGGCAGGCGCTCGCCGTCGGCAACGGCCTGGCCCACCGCGCCCAGGGGCCGTATGCCCTGCGGCGCGTGACCGTGCGCCGCACCACTGGAGCCGAGGAGTTCGAGCGTCTCGTGGCGGGCCGCGCGATCGGCCGCACCTTCGCCGAGGACCGCACCCTGACCAAGGGGTACGCCCTGGTCCGCAGAGCCCGACAGGTCAGCCGGAAGGCAATCGGTTCCCGTGTCTGA
- a CDS encoding lipopolysaccharide biosynthesis protein, with protein sequence MSDTTTAHTGVSGSGDSGKRASASTPGGRRGMRLPGRGDGNSPLFRNAYALMLNTGISGVLGVGFWLAAARYYSESAVGQGSAAIAAMKLLAGLTAVTLTGALARFIPVAGRATGKLIFRTYAGSSVAVALAAAAFLLTLDLWGPSYRFLHGPVHGIGFILAVVAWSVLTLQDGVLTGLRSALWVPVGNTAFSVAKLCLLIAIAAAIPTAGVFVSWVASILVSVIPLGWLVFRRLVPRHVKATAGKAHPPTLREIGRFLAGDYTGSLFSLAVVYLVPVIVASQVSSVDNAYFYITTTIGGTVNLLAINMGASLTVEGAHDPALLAANTRAALRRMATIMLPVCAVLFLAAPLILRMFGQGYADAATPLLRWFAVGALLRVVMETYFSVQRAQSKTSGIAWLQGLLCVLVLGLTLILLPRMGLTGAGIAEISSLAVIVAVAAPKLYRVVRAAPSAKDERAAPDGDLADLGTPDAPTVRMRVAGAPDQRGSGAHKERHGPAWALRESLDSPTLQLAVQLDFDHQERRPDVRPGPGTPAAGTPVRMVPAARSEGDDMEHRPTWALRSPAGPVEDEVPPPEPTPAGAVEHVELLEPSEPELVGPEEPVKPEEPVEPVEPEEPVEPEELAEPEEAAAREEPTDQRAPRRHVLVMALLLAAALALYWLPVLGLGEQDLDDMGGLGLISVLPTPTLVGAALLVVVFAALLWMDRPVKSLLLLTLLATVVSLHALPAVIESEPRFATAWQHLGFLEYIDRTGTAVPDLDARWSWPGFFAAAAFAAKACGVSDLTEVIRWWPTAIQLLYLAPMFLLVRSMRAAWRAKWTGLWIFVLSGWVGQDYFSPQGFTFLLYIAFVAVLMVWFRAPRMLWAKRRPGETEVEPAGRKERAVLLLVLIGLFAATVPAHQLTPFVMLGVLTVLVLVGRSELRGLPILFGVLVVVWLGFLAEPYWSGHFDELFGGVGGVGGNVSSSVSGRIEGGSSTHQLVLYVRVAMAGAVLAFACWGWWRRHFYKYSERSLLVLTFVPFLGFGMQSYGGEMALRVFMFALPGAALLAGLALFPRAGLTPDECDRDRVSLAPLAALMAGLVLMGGFLVARWGNEPFERIRPGEVAAMEYVYAHDDPTARLLWMSNDTVENVTPSIPWGARDMEKLEYVPTLAPADPVLVSALVKALKDAGPNSYLMINRSQTTYLQLDAGYSKTWEPRLIRHLDDRKDVKKVYSNADATLYTLSVQPDGRAAEPDPGPVGPKVTWTPWSVVGGLAAVALILLLGAREMVRVAAAPSVRQQRWLQGSFWFSLPLLAVLLASLIQRFVTMA encoded by the coding sequence GTGTCTGACACGACCACGGCCCATACCGGCGTCTCCGGTTCCGGGGACTCCGGGAAGCGGGCGTCGGCCAGTACGCCCGGTGGGCGCCGCGGGATGCGCCTTCCGGGGCGGGGCGACGGCAACAGCCCGCTGTTCCGCAACGCGTACGCGCTGATGCTCAACACCGGCATCTCCGGCGTGCTCGGCGTCGGCTTCTGGCTGGCGGCCGCCCGCTACTACTCGGAGTCGGCGGTCGGCCAGGGATCGGCGGCGATCGCGGCGATGAAGCTCCTCGCGGGGCTCACCGCCGTGACGCTGACGGGTGCCCTCGCTCGGTTCATCCCCGTCGCGGGGCGCGCCACGGGCAAGCTCATCTTCCGTACGTACGCGGGCAGTTCGGTGGCGGTGGCGCTCGCCGCCGCCGCTTTCCTGCTCACGCTCGACCTGTGGGGACCCTCGTACCGCTTCCTGCACGGGCCCGTCCACGGCATCGGGTTCATCCTCGCCGTCGTGGCCTGGTCGGTCCTGACGCTGCAGGACGGCGTCCTGACCGGGCTGCGCAGCGCGCTCTGGGTGCCCGTGGGCAACACCGCCTTCTCGGTCGCCAAGCTGTGCCTGCTCATCGCGATCGCCGCGGCGATCCCCACCGCCGGAGTCTTCGTCTCCTGGGTCGCCTCGATCCTCGTGTCGGTGATCCCGCTCGGCTGGCTGGTCTTCCGGCGCCTGGTGCCTCGGCATGTGAAGGCCACCGCCGGGAAGGCGCATCCGCCGACGCTGCGCGAGATCGGCCGTTTCCTGGCCGGCGACTACACCGGCTCGCTCTTCTCGCTCGCCGTGGTCTACCTCGTCCCGGTCATCGTCGCCTCGCAGGTCAGCTCGGTCGACAACGCGTATTTCTACATCACCACCACCATCGGCGGCACCGTCAACCTCCTCGCCATCAACATGGGCGCCTCGCTGACCGTGGAGGGCGCGCACGATCCGGCGCTGCTCGCCGCCAACACCCGCGCCGCGCTGCGCCGGATGGCGACGATCATGCTGCCGGTGTGCGCCGTCCTCTTCCTCGCGGCGCCGCTGATCCTGCGCATGTTCGGCCAGGGGTACGCGGACGCGGCCACTCCCCTGCTGCGCTGGTTCGCGGTGGGGGCGCTGCTGCGGGTCGTCATGGAGACGTACTTCTCGGTGCAGCGCGCGCAGAGCAAGACGTCCGGGATCGCCTGGCTGCAGGGCCTGCTGTGCGTCCTGGTGCTCGGCCTCACGCTGATCCTGCTGCCGCGCATGGGGCTGACCGGCGCGGGCATCGCGGAGATCTCCAGCCTGGCCGTGATCGTGGCCGTCGCGGCGCCGAAGCTGTACCGCGTGGTGCGGGCGGCGCCCTCGGCGAAGGACGAACGGGCGGCGCCGGACGGGGACCTGGCCGACCTGGGGACGCCGGACGCGCCCACGGTGCGGATGCGGGTGGCCGGGGCGCCGGACCAGCGGGGTTCCGGGGCGCACAAGGAGCGGCACGGGCCCGCGTGGGCTTTGCGCGAGTCGCTGGACTCGCCCACCCTCCAGCTCGCCGTGCAGCTCGACTTCGACCACCAGGAGCGGCGGCCGGACGTACGGCCGGGTCCTGGCACGCCTGCCGCGGGCACACCTGTCCGCATGGTGCCCGCGGCGCGGAGCGAGGGGGACGACATGGAGCACCGGCCGACGTGGGCACTGAGATCCCCTGCCGGGCCGGTGGAGGACGAGGTGCCGCCGCCCGAGCCGACGCCTGCGGGGGCGGTGGAGCACGTCGAGCTCCTGGAGCCCTCGGAACCGGAACTCGTGGGGCCCGAGGAGCCCGTCAAGCCCGAAGAGCCCGTCGAGCCCGTCGAGCCCGAGGAGCCCGTCGAGCCCGAAGAACTCGCCGAGCCCGAAGAAGCCGCCGCGCGCGAGGAACCCACGGACCAGCGCGCCCCCCGCCGCCACGTCCTCGTCATGGCGCTGCTCCTCGCCGCCGCGCTCGCCCTCTACTGGCTGCCCGTCCTCGGCCTCGGCGAGCAGGACCTGGACGACATGGGCGGGCTCGGGCTGATCTCCGTGCTGCCCACGCCGACGCTGGTCGGCGCGGCCCTCCTGGTCGTCGTGTTCGCCGCGCTGCTCTGGATGGACCGGCCGGTCAAGAGCCTCCTCCTGCTCACGCTGCTGGCGACCGTGGTGTCCCTGCACGCGCTGCCCGCCGTCATCGAGTCCGAGCCGCGGTTCGCCACGGCCTGGCAGCACCTGGGCTTCCTGGAGTACATCGACAGGACCGGCACCGCGGTGCCGGATCTGGACGCGCGCTGGAGCTGGCCGGGGTTCTTCGCCGCGGCCGCCTTCGCCGCGAAGGCGTGCGGCGTCTCGGACCTGACCGAGGTGATCCGCTGGTGGCCGACGGCCATCCAACTGCTCTACCTGGCGCCGATGTTCCTGCTCGTACGCTCCATGCGGGCGGCCTGGCGCGCCAAGTGGACGGGCCTGTGGATCTTCGTCCTGAGCGGCTGGGTGGGCCAGGACTACTTCTCGCCGCAGGGCTTCACGTTCCTGCTCTACATCGCGTTCGTCGCCGTACTGATGGTGTGGTTCCGTGCGCCGCGCATGCTGTGGGCCAAGAGGCGGCCGGGCGAGACCGAGGTCGAACCGGCGGGGCGCAAGGAGCGCGCCGTGCTGCTTCTGGTCCTCATCGGCCTGTTCGCCGCGACGGTCCCCGCCCACCAGCTCACGCCGTTCGTGATGCTCGGCGTCCTCACGGTGCTCGTCCTGGTCGGCCGCTCCGAGCTGCGCGGGCTGCCGATCCTGTTCGGCGTGCTCGTCGTCGTCTGGCTCGGCTTCCTCGCCGAACCGTACTGGTCGGGCCACTTCGACGAGCTGTTCGGCGGGGTCGGCGGCGTCGGCGGCAACGTGTCGTCGTCGGTCTCCGGGCGTATCGAGGGCGGCAGTTCGACCCATCAGCTGGTGCTGTACGTGCGGGTGGCGATGGCGGGCGCCGTGCTGGCGTTCGCGTGCTGGGGCTGGTGGCGGCGGCACTTCTACAAGTACAGCGAGCGCTCGCTGCTCGTCCTGACCTTCGTGCCGTTCCTGGGCTTCGGCATGCAGTCGTACGGTGGCGAGATGGCCCTGCGCGTCTTCATGTTCGCGCTGCCGGGCGCCGCGCTGCTCGCCGGTCTCGCGCTGTTCCCGCGGGCGGGCCTCACCCCGGACGAGTGTGACCGCGACCGGGTGAGCCTCGCGCCGCTGGCCGCGCTGATGGCCGGGCTCGTCCTGATGGGCGGGTTCCTGGTGGCCCGCTGGGGCAACGAGCCCTTCGAGCGGATCCGCCCGGGCGAGGTCGCGGCGATGGAGTACGTGTACGCGCACGACGACCCGACGGCGCGGCTCCTGTGGATGAGCAACGACACGGTCGAGAACGTCACCCCGTCGATCCCGTGGGGCGCCAGGGACATGGAGAAGCTGGAGTACGTTCCCACGCTCGCGCCCGCCGACCCGGTCCTGGTGTCGGCCCTGGTGAAGGCGCTCAAGGACGCGGGCCCCAACTCGTACCTGATGATCAACCGCAGCCAGACGACCTATCTGCAACTGGACGCCGGCTACTCGAAGACGTGGGAGCCGCGGCTCATCCGCCACCTGGACGACCGCAAGGACGTCAAGAAGGTCTACTCCAACGCCGACGCGACCCTCTACACCCTGAGCGTGCAGCCGGACGGCAGGGCGGCGGAGCCCGATCCGGGCCCGGTCGGGCCGAAGGTGACGTGGACGCCGTGGTCGGTCGTGGGCGGGCTCGCCGCGGTGGCGCTCATCCTGCTGCTCGGGGCACGCGAGATGGTGCGGGTCGCGGCGGCGCCGAGCGTGCGGCAGCAGCGGTGGCTGCAGGGCAGCTTCTGGTTCTCGCTGCCGCTGCTCGCGGTGCTGCTCGCCTCGCTGATCCAACGGTTCGTGACGATGGCGTGA